From Saccopteryx leptura isolate mSacLep1 chromosome 3, mSacLep1_pri_phased_curated, whole genome shotgun sequence, one genomic window encodes:
- the LOC136397164 gene encoding leukocyte immunoglobulin-like receptor subfamily B member 4 yields the protein MLSLLSALLCLGLSLVQRTRMQTEMLPKPTIWAEPGSVIPWESNVTIWCQGTLEAQEFHLCTEDMNTSLDKQKPLEPGDKAKFFIKDFYAGRYYCKYFSPTGWSEHSEPLELVGTGSYGKPSLSALPSPVVTSGGNMTLQCGSVQAFDRFVLTKDGEHKLSWTLNSHRHGNKWFRALFPVDSMNLSHSWTFRCYGYFNKSSHEWSHPSEPLDLLVSRGSDDQSILPTESSPQRGLPWYLFVLIGVSVTLILLLSLLLSLLLFQHQSQSKGRTLDAAMEDPQADEGMDVDPQQNKHDTVSQEVTYAQVNLSRSRLRQGMATSVALSGGWVDRKDRQAEGDRQMDSPADAPDASQDVTYVQMNHKLLRQETTSFSSLSEGPPDEPSVYAALAVH from the exons ATGCTGTCCCTCCTCTCCGCTCTTCTCTGCCTTG GGCTGAGTCTGGTCCAGAGGACCCGCATGCAGACAG AGATGCTACCTAAACCCACCATCTGGGCTGAGCCAGGCTCTGTGATCCCCTGGGAGAGTAATGTGACAATCTGGTGTCAGGGGACCCTGGAGGCCCAGGAGTTCCATCTGTGTACAGAAGACATGAATACGTCCTTGGACAAACAGAAACCACTGGAGCCCGGAGACAAGGCCAAATTCTTCATAAAAGACTTCTATGCAGGGAGATACTACTGTAAATACTTCAGCCCCACTGGCTGGTCAGAGCACAGTGAACCCCTGGAGCTGGTGGGAACAG GATCCTATGGTaaacccagcctctcagccctgcccagccctgttgTGACCTCAGGAGGGAACATGACCCTCCAGTGTGGCTCAGTACAGGCATTTGACCGATTTGTTCTGACTAAAGATGGAGAACACAAGCTCTCCTGGACCCTGAACTCACATCGTCATGGCAATAAGTGGTTTCGGGCGCTGTTTCCTGTGGACTCTATGAACCTCAGCCACAGCTGGACATTCAGATGCTATGGATATTTTAACAAAAGCTCCCATGAGTGGTCTCACCCCAGTGAACCCCTGGATCTACTGGTCTCAC GTGGCTCGGATGATCAGTCAATTCTCCCCACGGAGTCAAGCCCTCAGAGGG GTCTCCCATGGTACCTGTTCGTCCTGATTGGGGTCTCAGTGACACTCATCCTGCTgctgtccctcctcctctccctccttctcttccaacACCAGAGTCAGAGCAAAGGCAGGACATTAG ATGCTGCCATGGAGGACCCACAGGCTGATGAGGGCATGGATGTGGACCCTCAG CAGAACAAGCATGACACAGTCTCCCAGGAAGTGACATATGCCCAGGTGAACCTCTCAAGATCAAGACTCAGGCAGGGAATGGCCACCTCTGTTGCCTTGTCAGGAGGATGGGTTGACAGGAAGGACAGACAAGCAGAAGGGGACAGGCAAATGGACAGTCCG GCTGATGCACCTGATGCCTCCCAGGATGTGACCTACGTCCAGATGAACCACAAGCTGCTCAGACAGGAGACAACATCCTTTTCCTCCCTGTCAGAGGGGCCCCCAGATGAGCCCAGTGTGTATGCTGCTCTAGCTGTCCACTAG